The Carassius auratus strain Wakin chromosome 40, ASM336829v1, whole genome shotgun sequence genome has a segment encoding these proteins:
- the LOC113058775 gene encoding WD repeat and FYVE domain-containing protein 1-like: MAAEIHSRPQSSRPVLLNKIEGHSDSVNAAVLIPKEDGVITVSEDRTIRVWLKRDSGQYWPSIYHTVSSPCSCMSYHHESRRIFIGQDNGAVVEFLISEDFNKMNHVKTYPAHQNRVSDLIFSLESQWLISTGHDKSVSWMSTQSGSMLGRHSFGSWASCLQYDNDTQHAFVGDYSGQITLLKLDEQTCSVITTLKGHAGSVSALYWDPVRRWLFSGASDHSVIMWDIGGRQGRSLLLQGHNEKVQALWYLPLTHQLLSCSADGGITVWNMEAKREEAPQWLDSDSCQKCGQPFFWNIKQMWDSKTLGLRQHHCRKCGKAICGKCSSKRSTYPVMGFEFQVRMCDDCYDTIKEEDRTPLAAFHEGKHNIAHMDMDPSRGLMVTCGSDRVVKIWDMTQVVGSSVAAGFSPR, translated from the exons ATGGCGGCGGAGATCCATTCCAGGCCCCAGAGCTCCAGACCCGTTCTGCTGAACAAGATCGAGGGCCACAGCGACAGCGTGAACGCGGCGGTGCTGATCCCGAAGGAGGATGGAGTCATCACGGTCAGCGAGGACAG gACGATTCGAGTTTGGCTGAAGCGGGACAGTGGACAGTACTGGCCCAGTATCTATCACACTGTGTCCT CTCCGTGCTCCTGTATGTCATATCATCATGAGAGCAGGCGGATCTTCATAGGCCAGGACAATGGGGCTGTTGTG GAGTTCCTCATCTCAGAAGACTTCAACAAAATGAACCACGTCAAAACATACCCAG ctcATCAGAACCGTGTGTCGGACCTCATCTTCTCTCTGGAGAGTCAGTGGCTGATCAGCACAGGTCATGATAAAAGCGTCAGCTGGATGAGCACTCAGAGCGGCTCTATGCTGGGACGACACAGCTTCGGCTCATGGGCTTCCTGTTTACA ATATGATAACGATACCCAGCATGCCTTTGTGGGAGATTATTCAGGACAGATCACTCTGCTGAAACTGGACGAGCAGACGTGTTCTGTCATAACTACACTGAAGGGACATGCAG gtaGTGTTAGTGCATTATATTGGGATCCGGTTCGGAGGTGGCTGTTTTCCGGAGCGTCTGACCACAGTGTGATCATGTGGGACATTGGTGGCAGACAGGGACGCTCATTACTACTGCAGGGACACAA tgaGAAGGTCCAGGCGCTGTGGTATCTGCCGCTGACCCATCAGCTGCTGTCCTGCTCTGCTGATGGAGGAATAACAGTGTGGAACATGGAGGCCAAACGAGAAGAG GCTCCTCAGTGGCTGGACAGTGATTCCTGTCAGAAATGCGGACAGCCGTTTTTTTGGAATATAAAGCAGATGTGGGACAGCAAGACCCTTGGGCTCCGACAG CATCACTGCAGGAAGTGCGGGAAGGCGATTTGTGGGAAGTGTAGTTCTAAGCGCTCCACGTACCCCGTCATGGGCTTTGAGTTCCAGGTGCGCATGTGTGACGACTGCTACGACACAATCAAAGAGGAAGA TCGGACTCCTCTGGCTGCGTTTCATGAAGGGAAACACAACATCGCTCATATGGACATGGATCCGAGCCGAGGGCTGATGGTCACGTGTGGCAGTGATCGAGTTGTTAAG ATCTGGGACATGACGCAGGTGGTGGGCAGCAGTGTAGCGGCGGGATTCTCTCCTCGCTGA